From one Anopheles bellator chromosome 1, idAnoBellAS_SP24_06.2, whole genome shotgun sequence genomic stretch:
- the LOC131216147 gene encoding uncharacterized protein LOC131216147 isoform X2 — protein sequence MIRPNFEAQPTSIDYQQLPSQHQQQQQQQQQQQQISKIVSSPPPTLLGTPNGTTMCVAKLMVGLDHAPPAFNVRSRVLGDGGTNINYIRTETGAMVTLRGRGSMNLEPQTMQEAPEPLHLYIEHPGLDGIQNAKQLAKNLIETLQEELTFFQENNVSKANFQLIPQPSIVQTAQVTQMPPIIRAQHVTQPNGIIHQPPPSVLAPQNFVQHPPALPQSQPPPPQIIQQPPTIIQSHVPVQIHQQPNNVVISQIQAAPPPQITNVSNPPPGAQIRPPIVQIKNGPGTTHLSQPPPSMQIQQATTEAPQQIIVNPAPPYQVQYIQQNPPIATSSGSHPNGQVTIQHLIQQQPQPVQGIVQTTLPPPQFEHFQRPPQQIITVQGSTAFMVPPPNIIHQTAPQPQNQIIFQTQQPILTHHPPPELTPLGQPTSLAQPTGLLVNGANDKKVGTNEIPIKQESVKLDEGQPHSTILQQIPNAGQLAKATVIPVSSIPGLPISQPPPPIMSVPPPTVQHIVGNTIITSQSNQPITHGAIPQQIFSQIPVSIQSFAPAPPPQQMQMSSSHFVVSAPQAWPVSASAPPQMQQVPVSTVPSIQITTQPIRNPNEIHIISQPAIISAAEYRPPAQQQQQIITTSAFNPQIQPPQGVQVQFHTVPPPPQQIITSLPNAQTQPPPQAPPPQLIETQGPPHAAQPSHQIIINAPVPPQPPPPPPSFATVQYTTQDAPKGNMEQLQQQPPPQAQSLPQQQPPMNLPPAQSQQHAILIRPGLKRKMPDEDAHKSMPTKIGMGVSGISSRGLAAGCNGGSLTGAQAKCVMSSVSTGTITTTSTSGAGLISSQISSDHLTDFRRRK from the exons ATGATCCGACCTAACTTCGAAGCGCAGCCGACGTCGATCGACTATCAGCAGCTCCCGagtcagcatcagcagcaacagcagcagcagcaacaacagcaacagattTCTAAAATTGTTAGCAGTCCTCCACCAACATTACTGGGCACACCAAATGGAACCACAATGTGTGTAGCAAAGCTTATGGTTGGTCTGGATCATGCCCCTCCGGCATTCAATGTACGATCCCGTGTACTTGGTGACGGGGGAACTAACATTAATTATATACGCACCGAAACCGGTGCTATGGTAACCCTGCGGGGTCGTGGATCGATGAATCTCGAGCCACAAACGATGCAGGAAGCGCCGGAGCCTTTGCATTTATACATTGAACATCCTGG tcTGGATGGGATACAAAATGCCAAGCAATTAGCcaaaaatttgattgaaacatTACAGGAAGAGCTAACATTCTTTcaagaaaacaatgtttccaAAGCAAATTTTCAGTTGATCCCGCAACCAAGCATTGTTCAGACAGCACAAGTGACACAGATGCCGCCAATCATACGGGCACAGCATGTGACCCAACCGAACGGCATAATACACcagccaccaccgtcggttcTAGCGCCTCAGAATTTTGTGCAGCATCCGCCTGCGTTGCCGCAAAGTCAGCCACCTCCGCCGCAAATCATTCAACAGCCACCAACCATAATACAGTCACACGTACCTGTACAGATTCATCAGCAGCCAAACAATGTCGTAATCTCACAAATTCAGgctgcgccaccgccgcaaATAACGAACGTTAGCAACCCTCCGCCCGGAGCACAAATAAGGCCGCCAATAGTGCAGATAAAGAACGGTCCTGGTACTACACATCTGTCACAACCGCCTCCCAGCATGCAAATCCAACAAGCTACAACTGAGGCCCCGCAGCAGATTATAGTGAATCCTGCGCCACCGTACCAAGTACAGTACATACAGCAGAATCCTCCCATCGCAACCAGCAGCGGATCGCATCCAAACGGGCAGGTGACAATTCAGCACTTAATacaacagcaaccgcaaccggtgCAGGGAATAGTGCAAACGacgctaccaccaccacagttTGAACACTTCCAGAGGCCCCCACAGCAAATCATAACAGTACAAGGAAGCACGGCTTTCATGGTACCACCGCCGAATATCATACACCAAACGGCGCCACAACCTCAAAATCagataatttttcaaacgcaGCAGCCGATCTTGACGCATCATCCGCCACCGGAACTCACTCCGCTCGGTCAGCCTACTTCTCTTGCCCAACCGACAGGATTACTGGTGAACGGGGCTAACGATAAGAAGGTCGGAACCAATGAGATACCAATTAAGCAAGAGTCGGTAAAACTGGACGAAGGTCAACCCCACAGTACAATTCTGCAGCAAATCCCCAAtgctggccagctggccaaAGCAACTGTGATACCAGTGTCGTCTATACCGGGCCTACCGATCAGTCAACCACCGCCCCCGATTATGTCAGTGCCGCCTCCGACCGTGCAGCATATAGTGGGCAATACTATCATTACGTCGCAATCTAACCAGCCAATCACTCATGGCGCTATTCCCCAGcaaattttcagccaaataCCGGTATCGATACAATCATTTGCGCCAGCTCCGCCCCCACAGCAGATGCAGATGAGCAGCTCCCACTTTGTGGTCAGTGCTCCACAGGCCTGGCCCGTTAGTGCCTCAGCGCCTCCGCAGATGCAGCAAGTACCCGTCAGTACGGTGCCGAGCATTCAAATTACCACGCAACCCATCCGTAATCCGAACGAAATTCATATTATTAGCCAACCAGCAATAATAAGTGCTGCCGAATATCGTCCCccggcacaacaacaacagcaaataaTTACTACGAGCGCATTTAACCCTCAAATTCAACCTCCGCAAG GTGTTCAAGTACAATTTCACACGGTTCCTCCTCCGCCACAACAAATCATCACGAGTTTGCCTAACGCTCAAACGCAACCACCTCCCCAagctccaccaccacaatTGATCGAAACACAAGGTCCGCCGCACGCTGCTCAACCATCACACCAGATTATCATCAATGCCCCAGTTCCTCcacagccgccaccaccaccgccttcGTTTGCAACGGTCCAGTACACTACGCAGGATGCGCCGAAG gGAAATATGGAGCAGTTGCAACAGCAACCTCCACCACAAGCACAATCACTGCCACAGCAACAACCTCCAATGAACTTACCGCCTGCACAATCCCAACAGCATGCAATTTTGATTCGACCTGGCCTGAAACGTAAAATGCCGGATGAAGATGCTCATAAATCAATGCCTACTAAAATCGGTATGGG GGTAAGCGGTATCAGCAGCAGAGGCTTAGCAGCAGGATGCAATGGTGGAAGTTTAACGGGAGCCCAGGCAAAGTGCGTTATGTCATCGGTTTCGACAGGGACAATTACGACGACCTCGACGTCAGGAGCAGGGCTTATTTCATCGCAAATTTCCTCCGATCACTTAACAG ACTTCAGGAGACGAAAATAG
- the LOC131216147 gene encoding uncharacterized protein LOC131216147 isoform X1 has product MIRPNFEAQPTSIDYQQLPSQHQQQQQQQQQQQQISKIVSSPPPTLLGTPNGTTMCVAKLMVGLDHAPPAFNVRSRVLGDGGTNINYIRTETGAMVTLRGRGSMNLEPQTMQEAPEPLHLYIEHPGLDGIQNAKQLAKNLIETLQEELTFFQENNVSKANFQLIPQPSIVQTAQVTQMPPIIRAQHVTQPNGIIHQPPPSVLAPQNFVQHPPALPQSQPPPPQIIQQPPTIIQSHVPVQIHQQPNNVVISQIQAAPPPQITNVSNPPPGAQIRPPIVQIKNGPGTTHLSQPPPSMQIQQATTEAPQQIIVNPAPPYQVQYIQQNPPIATSSGSHPNGQVTIQHLIQQQPQPVQGIVQTTLPPPQFEHFQRPPQQIITVQGSTAFMVPPPNIIHQTAPQPQNQIIFQTQQPILTHHPPPELTPLGQPTSLAQPTGLLVNGANDKKVGTNEIPIKQESVKLDEGQPHSTILQQIPNAGQLAKATVIPVSSIPGLPISQPPPPIMSVPPPTVQHIVGNTIITSQSNQPITHGAIPQQIFSQIPVSIQSFAPAPPPQQMQMSSSHFVVSAPQAWPVSASAPPQMQQVPVSTVPSIQITTQPIRNPNEIHIISQPAIISAAEYRPPAQQQQQIITTSAFNPQIQPPQGVQVQFHTVPPPPQQIITSLPNAQTQPPPQAPPPQLIETQGPPHAAQPSHQIIINAPVPPQPPPPPPSFATVQYTTQDAPKGNMEQLQQQPPPQAQSLPQQQPPMNLPPAQSQQHAILIRPGLKRKMPDEDAHKSMPTKIGMGSIYGGNTYRVSGISSRGLAAGCNGGSLTGAQAKCVMSSVSTGTITTTSTSGAGLISSQISSDHLTDFRRRK; this is encoded by the exons ATGATCCGACCTAACTTCGAAGCGCAGCCGACGTCGATCGACTATCAGCAGCTCCCGagtcagcatcagcagcaacagcagcagcagcaacaacagcaacagattTCTAAAATTGTTAGCAGTCCTCCACCAACATTACTGGGCACACCAAATGGAACCACAATGTGTGTAGCAAAGCTTATGGTTGGTCTGGATCATGCCCCTCCGGCATTCAATGTACGATCCCGTGTACTTGGTGACGGGGGAACTAACATTAATTATATACGCACCGAAACCGGTGCTATGGTAACCCTGCGGGGTCGTGGATCGATGAATCTCGAGCCACAAACGATGCAGGAAGCGCCGGAGCCTTTGCATTTATACATTGAACATCCTGG tcTGGATGGGATACAAAATGCCAAGCAATTAGCcaaaaatttgattgaaacatTACAGGAAGAGCTAACATTCTTTcaagaaaacaatgtttccaAAGCAAATTTTCAGTTGATCCCGCAACCAAGCATTGTTCAGACAGCACAAGTGACACAGATGCCGCCAATCATACGGGCACAGCATGTGACCCAACCGAACGGCATAATACACcagccaccaccgtcggttcTAGCGCCTCAGAATTTTGTGCAGCATCCGCCTGCGTTGCCGCAAAGTCAGCCACCTCCGCCGCAAATCATTCAACAGCCACCAACCATAATACAGTCACACGTACCTGTACAGATTCATCAGCAGCCAAACAATGTCGTAATCTCACAAATTCAGgctgcgccaccgccgcaaATAACGAACGTTAGCAACCCTCCGCCCGGAGCACAAATAAGGCCGCCAATAGTGCAGATAAAGAACGGTCCTGGTACTACACATCTGTCACAACCGCCTCCCAGCATGCAAATCCAACAAGCTACAACTGAGGCCCCGCAGCAGATTATAGTGAATCCTGCGCCACCGTACCAAGTACAGTACATACAGCAGAATCCTCCCATCGCAACCAGCAGCGGATCGCATCCAAACGGGCAGGTGACAATTCAGCACTTAATacaacagcaaccgcaaccggtgCAGGGAATAGTGCAAACGacgctaccaccaccacagttTGAACACTTCCAGAGGCCCCCACAGCAAATCATAACAGTACAAGGAAGCACGGCTTTCATGGTACCACCGCCGAATATCATACACCAAACGGCGCCACAACCTCAAAATCagataatttttcaaacgcaGCAGCCGATCTTGACGCATCATCCGCCACCGGAACTCACTCCGCTCGGTCAGCCTACTTCTCTTGCCCAACCGACAGGATTACTGGTGAACGGGGCTAACGATAAGAAGGTCGGAACCAATGAGATACCAATTAAGCAAGAGTCGGTAAAACTGGACGAAGGTCAACCCCACAGTACAATTCTGCAGCAAATCCCCAAtgctggccagctggccaaAGCAACTGTGATACCAGTGTCGTCTATACCGGGCCTACCGATCAGTCAACCACCGCCCCCGATTATGTCAGTGCCGCCTCCGACCGTGCAGCATATAGTGGGCAATACTATCATTACGTCGCAATCTAACCAGCCAATCACTCATGGCGCTATTCCCCAGcaaattttcagccaaataCCGGTATCGATACAATCATTTGCGCCAGCTCCGCCCCCACAGCAGATGCAGATGAGCAGCTCCCACTTTGTGGTCAGTGCTCCACAGGCCTGGCCCGTTAGTGCCTCAGCGCCTCCGCAGATGCAGCAAGTACCCGTCAGTACGGTGCCGAGCATTCAAATTACCACGCAACCCATCCGTAATCCGAACGAAATTCATATTATTAGCCAACCAGCAATAATAAGTGCTGCCGAATATCGTCCCccggcacaacaacaacagcaaataaTTACTACGAGCGCATTTAACCCTCAAATTCAACCTCCGCAAG GTGTTCAAGTACAATTTCACACGGTTCCTCCTCCGCCACAACAAATCATCACGAGTTTGCCTAACGCTCAAACGCAACCACCTCCCCAagctccaccaccacaatTGATCGAAACACAAGGTCCGCCGCACGCTGCTCAACCATCACACCAGATTATCATCAATGCCCCAGTTCCTCcacagccgccaccaccaccgccttcGTTTGCAACGGTCCAGTACACTACGCAGGATGCGCCGAAG gGAAATATGGAGCAGTTGCAACAGCAACCTCCACCACAAGCACAATCACTGCCACAGCAACAACCTCCAATGAACTTACCGCCTGCACAATCCCAACAGCATGCAATTTTGATTCGACCTGGCCTGAAACGTAAAATGCCGGATGAAGATGCTCATAAATCAATGCCTACTAAAATCGGTATGGG TTCAATTTATGGTGGCAATACCTATAGGGTAAGCGGTATCAGCAGCAGAGGCTTAGCAGCAGGATGCAATGGTGGAAGTTTAACGGGAGCCCAGGCAAAGTGCGTTATGTCATCGGTTTCGACAGGGACAATTACGACGACCTCGACGTCAGGAGCAGGGCTTATTTCATCGCAAATTTCCTCCGATCACTTAACAG ACTTCAGGAGACGAAAATAG
- the LOC131206611 gene encoding CXXC-type zinc finger protein 1, translated as MSEPKKSKKSKEEIAKEFDLPERKSKIATILKQDGQAYCLCRSSDSSRFMICCDACEEWYHGDCINVSEKEAKHIKHYYCQRCKEDDPSLQTVFRLVPVPGPGPHIDEKKPTKKKREKSACASSSSEKRCGHCEGCLAENCGHCDACQGQTKNGRKQRCELRICSNCPSRKKDRAAFKASARIKKRRRSLTPEVILNPALQGDRQCYGPGCIMTARPQSKYCSNECGMKLATTRIFQVLPQRIQEWSLSPAVGEEQNKKALESIRMKQTIVRATLAELDKRHAELDLLVERAKRCTLDPNALENTDAEDEMSMYCITCGHEIHSKTAIRHMEKCFNKYESQASFGSIFKTRIDGNSMFCDFYNPASKTYCKRLRVLCPEHCKDPKVSDTDVCGCPLVKNVFQLTGEFCRAPKKSCFKHYVWEKIRRAEIDLERVRQWLKMDELVEQERQVRQAMASRAGVLGLMLHSTYNHELMEKLCAGKF; from the exons ATGAGCGAACcgaagaagagcaaaaaatcg AAAGAGGAGATAGCGAAAGAGTTCGACTTACCGGAGAGAAAAAGCAAGATCGCCACCATTCTGAAACAAGATGGACAAGCCTACTGTCTTTGCCGTTCTTCTGATTCCTCTCGGTTTATGAT TTGCTGCGATGCGTGCGAAGAGTGGTACCACGGTGACTGCATCAATGTTTCGGAGAAAGAAGCCAAACATATCAAACATTATTACTGCCAACGATGCAAGGAAGATGACCCATCGTTGCAGACAGTGTTCCGCCTTGTGCCCGTGCCAGGACCAGGTCCACATATTGACGAAAAGAAACCGACGaagaaaaagagggaaaaatcAGCATGCGCTTCATCATCTTCAGAAAAGCGTTGCGGTCATTGCGAGGGATGTCTCGCGGAAAATTGCGGTCATTGTGATGCCTGCCAAGGACAGACGAAAAATGGACGCAAGCAACGGTGCGAATTGCGTATCTGTAGCAACTGTCCCAGTCGTAAGAAGGACCGTGCAGCATTTAAGGCGTCAGCAAGAATCAAGAAAAGGCGGCGCTCGCTTACGCCGGAAGTTATTTTGAACCCTGCACTCCAGGGAGATCGCCAGTGCTATGGACCCGGCTGTATCATGACGGCTCGCCCGCAATCGAAATACTGTTCAAACGAGTGCGGAATGAAACTGGCCACCACACGTATCTTTCAGGTGCTTCCGCAACGCATCCAAGAGTGGTCTCTTAGCCCTGCCGTGGGAGAGGAGCAGAATAAAAAAGCGTTGGAATCGATACGCATGAAGCAAACAATAGTTCGTGCCACATTGGCCGAACTGGACAAGCGGCATGCTGAGCTCGACTTGCTGGTGGAGCGTGCGAAACGCTGTACGCTGGATCCTAACGCGCTTGAAAATACGGATGCGGAAGACGAAATGTCGATGTACTGCATAACATGCGGCCACGAAATACACTCAAAAACTGCCATCCGGCACATGGAGAAGTGTTTCAACAAATATGAAAGCCAGGCGAGTTTCGGCAGCATCTTCAAGACGCGCATCGATGGAAACTCAATGTTTTGTGATTTCTACAATCCGGCCAGCAAAACCTACTGCAAACGGCTGCGCGTCCTGTGTCCGGAGCATTGCAAAGACCCAAAAGTGAGCGATACCGACGTATGTGGTTGTCCTTTGGTGAAAAATGTATTCCAGCTGACAGGGGAATTTTGCCG GGCACCGAAAAAGTCATGCTTCAAGCACTACGTCTGGGAAAAGATTCGGCGAGCAGAAATTGACCTGGAACGCGTCAGGCAGTGGCTGAAAATGGATGAATTGGTCGAACAGGAGCGTCAGGTGCGGCAAGCCATGGCGTCGCGAGCAGGCGTTCTCGGGTTAATGTTGCACTCAACATACAATCACGAGCTTATGGAAAAGCTGTGTGCAGGAAAATTTTAG
- the LOC131206610 gene encoding DNA-directed RNA polymerase III subunit RPC1 codes for MPKEQFREADVIKKISHVSFNINSAQQIQQEAHLHVVAKNLYNQNAERTPVAYGVLDRHMGVSQKDATCETCKKGLNDCVGHFGYIDLALPVFHVGHFRATITILQSICKVCSRVMLKEEDKKQFAVRLMNPNLSYLAKKSIHSQVLKKAKKHTKCPYCNSLNGPVKKGPGLMKIVHEPLRGKKATDPLVTQALNDMLAAIESNRELSQTIGPASLTKELNPVEVLDLFNNIPKCDVPLLGMTSADSNPADLIVTRVFVPPVCIRPSVVSEVKAGTTEDDLTMKQSEILLISDVISKHMMTGGKIELIQEDWDYLQLHCALYFNSELSGIPLSLMPKKPTRGIVQRLKGKQGRFRGNLSGKRVDFSARTVISPDPNLMIHQVGVPDRVAKILTFPEKVNTANINRMRQLIRNGTEKHPGANYVQQKGSAFKKYLAYGNRDKVAQDLKCGDIVERHLMDGDVVLFNRQPSLHKLSIMCHVAKVQPQRTFRFNECACTPYNADFDGDEMNLHLPQTEEARAEALVLMGNKSNLVTPRNGELLIAATQDFITGGYLLTQKDQFLNREQAMQLAACMLSGPDANMAIDLPRPAIVKPRHLWTGKQIFSLILKPNARSCVNANLSTKGRNYTRDMDMCVKDSWVIIRNSQLLCGSMDKGTLGSGTKSCIFYTILRDFGEEYAIRSMWRLARMASYFMMNHGFSFGIGDVTPSRKLLEEKQKLLETGYRKCDEYIAEMKKGTLQCQPGCTAEQTLEAVMLKELSSIRELAAKACFRELHPTNSALIMAQSGSKGSNINISQMIACVGQQAINGKRVPNGFEDRALPHFEKYSKIPAARGFVQNSFYSGLTPTEFFFHTMAGREGLVDTAVKTAETGYLQRRLVKCLEDLVIQYDGTVRNAIGEVVEFTYGGDGLDPVYMEVKNKPVDIERQFMHVRSVQPSRAEPPLLGENVARIAEQILSNTEFVECRADYRKECLAFLQKFGNRLASIQRRYRDGSKVGMEIERTTTSQLEQFLLQVRNKYNKAVTEPGTAVGALAAQSIGEPGTQMTLKTFHFAGVASMNITQGVPRIVEIINATKAISTPIITAEIINNTSMEFARKVKARIEKTTLGEISSYIEQVYRTDDCFLLIKLDLDRIRVLGLEVNAATIRYSICTSKLKLKQESVEVYGPSVIIIRPDSSKHSHCLNAELQRLIVAIPNVVIAGLPQVSRAVIAVDDSRGAPKYRLCVEGCGLRDVMATYGVIGTQTKSNNILEVYHTLGIEAARSTIMTEITEVMEGHGMSVDHRHIMLLASQMTSRGEVLGITRHGLAKMRESVFNLASFEKTADHLFDAAYYGQTDSVDGVSERIILGMPASIGTGLFKLIHNHDETKLEPVDAPIFNML; via the exons ATGCCGAAAGAACAGTTTCGCGAAGCAgatgttattaaaaaaat ATCGCACGTTTCCTTCAACATCAACAGTGCGCAGCAAATCCAGCAAGAGGCTCACTTGCAtgtggtggccaaaaacttGTACAATCAAAATGCCGAACGTACACCGGTGGCGTACGGTGTTTTGGACCGGCACATGGGTGTCAGCCAGAAGGATGCCACATGCGAAACGTGCAAAAAAGGGCTAAACGATTGCGTCGGTCACTTTGGGTACATTGATCTAGCGCTGCCCGTGTTCCACGTCGGTCACTTTCGAGCAACAATAACCATACTGCAATCGATATGCAAGGTGTGTTCGCGGGTGATGCTGAAGGAGGAGGACAAGAAACAATTCGCTGTGCGGTTGATGAACCCGAACCTGTCGTATCTGGCCAAGAAGTCTATCCACAGTCAGGTGTTGAAAAAGGCCAAGAAACACACCAAATGCCCCTACTGCAACAGCCTGAATGGTCCGGTTAAGAAGGGTCCCGGTTTGATGAAAATTGTACACGAACCACTCCGTGGGAAGAAGGCTACCGATCCACTGGTGACGCAGGCACTCAACGATATGTTGGCGGCGATCGAGTCCAATCGCGAACTATCGCAAACCATAGGACCGGCGTCCCTTACTAAGGAGCTCAATCCGGTGGAGGTGTTGGATTTGTTTAATAACATTCCGAAATGTGACGTACCGCTGCTTGGAATGACGTCGGCCGATTCTAATCCGGCTGACCTGATCGTgacccgtgtgtttgtgcccCCGGTCTGCATCAGGCCTTCAGTGGTGTCGGAAGTGAAGGCAGGCACAACGGAGGATGATCTCACTATGAAACAGAGCGAAATACTGTTGATCAGCGACGTGATATCGAAGCACATGATGACCGGTGGCAAAATAGAGCTGATACAAGAGGACTGGGATTACCTACAATTGCACTGTGCACTGTACTTCAACAGCGAGCTTTCGGGAATACCACTTTCGCTGATG cCAAAAAAGCCAACGCGTGGCATAGTGCAAAGATTGAAGGGCAAACAAGGCCGTTTCCGGGGCAATCTGTCTGGCAAGCGTGTGGATTTCTCTGCCCGTACCGTAATTTCTCCAGATCCCAATTTGATGATCCATCAAGTTGGAGTTCCAGACAGGGTTGCTAAGATTTTAACATTTCCCGAAAAAGTTAACACTGCTAATATCAAT CGAATGCGGCAACTGATTcgtaacggaacggaaaaacacCCGGGAGCAAACTATGTGCAGCAAAAGGGAAGCGCCTTTAAAAAGTACCTCGCGTACGGTAATCGCGACAAGGTGGCGCAGGATTTGAAATGTGGGGACATCGTCGAACGGCATCTCATGGATGGTGATGTGGTCCTGTTTAACCGGCAGCCTAGCTTGCATAAGCTCAGTATCATGTGTCATGTGGCGAAGGTTCAACCGCAACGGACATTCCGATTCAATGAGTGTGCCTGCACACCGTACAATGCGGATTTCGATGGTGACGAAATGAACCTCCACCTGCCGCAGACCGAGGAAGCCCGTGCTGAGGCGTTGGTTCTGATGGGCAACAAATCCAACCTGGTTACACCGCGCAACGGGGAGCTGCTGATTGCCGCGACGCAAGACTTTATCACAGGAGGTTATTTGTTGACTCAAAAGGACCAGTTCCTCAACAGAGAGCAGGCTATGCAGTTGGCGGCTTGCATGCTTTCAGGACCCGATGCCAACATGGCAATCGATTTGCCACGGCCCGCCATTGTGAAACCGCGCCACCTCTGGACCGGCAAGCAGATATTCAGTCTAAttctgaaaccaaatgccaGGTCGTGCGTGAATGCGAATCTTTCCACGAAGGGGCGCAACTACACACGCGACATGGACATGTGCGTGAAGGACTCGTGGGTCATTATACGGAATTCACAGCTGCTGTGCGGGTCCATGGATAAAGGCACGCTAGGCTCGGGAACAAAAAGCTGCATATTCTACACCATCCTGCGCGACTTTGGCGAAGAGTACGCCATCCGGTCTATGTGGCGACTGGCCCGGATGGCGTCGTACTTTATGATGAACCATGGTTTCTCATTCGGTATCGGTGATGTCACACCGAGCCGGAAGCTCCtcgaagagaaacaaaagcTTCTCGAGACGGGTTACCGTAAATGTGATGAGTATATagcggaaatgaaaaaaggaacactcCAGTGTCAACCGGGTTGTACCGCCGAGCAAACGCTAGAAGCAGTCATGCTTAAGGAACTTTCCAGTATTCGCGAACTGGCGGCTAAAGCTTGCTTCCGCGAGCTACACCCAACCAACAGTGCCCTCATTATGGCGCAGTCGGGTTCGAAAGGATCGAACATTAACATCTCGCAGATGATCGCCTGTGTAGGACAGCAGGCTATCAACGGCAAGCGGGTTCCGAATGGCTTCGAGGATCGTGCCTTGCCGCACTTTGAAAAGTACT CAAAAATCCCGGCAGCTCGTGGTTTCGTGCAGAACAGCTTCTATTCTGGCTTGACTCCAACCGAGTTCTTTTTCCACACCATGGCCGGTCGTGAGGGATTGGTTGACACGGCCGTAAAAACTGCGGAAACAGGTTATTTACAGCGCCGGTTGGTGAAGTGTCTGGAAGATTTGGTAATACAGTACGACGGTACGGTACGCAACGCCATCGGGGAAGTGGTCGAGTTTACGTACGGTGGAGATGGGCTGGACCCAGTGTATATggaagtgaaaaacaaaccagTCGACATCGAAAGGCAATTCATGCACGTCCGCAGTGTGCAGCCATCGCGAGCAGAACCTCCGCTACTTGGCGAAAACGTTGCACGTATTGCTGAGCAGATCCTGAGCAATACAGAATTCGTTGAATGTAGAGCAGATTATCGCAAAGAATGCCT TGCGTTTTTGCAAAAGTTTGGCAATCGCTTGGCCTCCATTCAACGGCGCTACCGCGACGGGTCGAAGGTGGGTATGGAAATTGAACGGACTACCACCAGTCAGCTGGAGCAATTTCTGCTGCAAGTGCGCAACAAATATAACAAAGCCGTAACGGAACCAGGCACAGCGGTCGGTGCTCTGGCCGCTCAAAGCATTGGCGAACCGGGCACGCAGATGACGCTGAAAACGTTTCACTTTGCCGGTGTCGCCTCAATGAACATTACACAAGGTGTACCGCGAATAGTCGAGATCATCAATGCCACCAAAGCCATTTCGACACCGATCATAACAGCGGAAATCATTAACAACACAAGCATGGAGTTTGCCCGCAAGGTAAAGGCCCGAATCGAAAAGACTACCCTCGGGGAGATATCTTCGTATATCGAGCAGGTCTATCGAACCGACGACTGCTTTCTATTGATCAAGCTCGATCTGGATCGCATACGAGTGCTCGGGTTGGAAGTTAACGCGGCAACGATACGATACTC TATTTGCACATCCAAGTTGAAGCTTAAGCAAGAGAGTGTGGAGGTGTACGGGCCGTCGGTGATAATCATTCGTCCGGACAGCAGCAAACACAGTCACTGTTTGAATGCGGAATTGCAACGGCTCATCGTAGCCATTCCCAACGTGGTGATTGCCGGTTTGCCACAGGTGTCGCGTGCCGTTATTGCCGTAGACGATTCACGAGGAGCACCCAAGTATCGGTTATGCGTGGAGGGTTGCGGTTTGCGTGACGTAATGGCAACTTACGGTGTGATTGGTACGCAAACGAAGAGCAACAACATCCTGGAGGTTTATCACACTCTCGGTATTGAGGCGGCACGCTCGACGATAATGACCGAAATCACGGAGGTAATGGAAGGACACGGCATGAGCGTCGATCACCGCCACATAATGCTACTGGCTAGCCAGATGACATCACGTGGTGAAGTGCTCGGTATCACACGGCACGGGTTGGCGAAAATGCGTGAATCGGTATTCAACCTCGCTTCG TTCGAGAAAACGGCGGATCATCTCTTTGACGCAGCGTATTACGGCCAGACGGATTCGGTAGATGGCGTGTCGGAGCGGATCATTCTCGGAATGCCAGCGTCCATAGGAACGGGACTTTTCAAGCTAATCCATAATCACGACGAAACTAAACTCGAACCAGTCGACGCACCAATTTTCAATATGCTCTAA